Sequence from the Polycladomyces subterraneus genome:
CGAACAATCGACGGTACCACATGTGCGGGAGGCGTATGCCTTTGCAGCGGCCAACGCGGATCAACTTCAGTATATTCCGTGCTATTGCGGATGTGGATCACTGGGGCATAAAAGCGTGAAAAGTTGTTTTATCGCGGGGAAAAAAGCAAACGGTCAACTGGAGTACAATGTGCACGGTTCCGGGTGTGAGATTTGCGTCCATGTGGTGTTGGACGCCAAAAAGGGATTCGAAGCGGGGAAGTCGCTCCAAGAGGTGCGTCAACAAATTGAACAAAAGTACGGACCACAATTGTCGCCGACGAACACCCCCGCACCGCCTGACGGAATGTGAGAAAGGGAAGCGAACCGCCCACAAGGGGACGGCTGGCTTCCCTATGATGTATTTTGTAAACTATTCATGATGATAATTTGTTTTTAATCGAGGAGTGGAGCTGATGAACATCGTTGCCGTATCCGGTAGTATGAATCCGGAATCCACGACGAGGAAAGCAGTGGAGATCGTATCAAAAGCCGCAGAAGCCGAAGGAGCCGAGGTGCGACGGGTCGATCTGCGCAAATTGAATCTGCCGGTGTACGATTGCCGTGAGGATGAATCCACTTATCCGGAATCGGTGCACCTGTTCAAACAATGGATGATGGAAGCCGACGCGTTCATAATCGGATCGCCGGAGTATCACGGCAGTGTATCTGGGGCGCTCAAAAATGCGCTCGATTTTATCGGGGCACGGGAATTGGAAGGAAAATTCGTCGCCTTGGTTGGGACCTCAGGCGGTGCGCTGGGTGCGACCAACACGCTCAACACACTGAACATCATTTGCCGCACGCTGCATGCGTGGCCGCTGCCGTCCATGCCGTCGGTGCCCCAGTCCTATCAGGCGTTTCGACCGGACGGCACGCTGAAGGATGAAAAATTACAGCACCGCTTGGAGCAACTGGGACGCCAGCTAGTGAAAGCCGTAAGGATGGCAGTCAAAGGATCAGCGTAACCAGGATGTGTCTGGTCCTTTCGCCAGGCGGCAAAAAAGTTATCCAGCGAGTGGAATTCGAATCCCGACCGAGCGGAGAACCGGAAAATAGCAGGAATGATTCAGCGGGAAATTCCTATCAGCACAGCGTACTTTTTGCTCGCGTTCTACTCTAGGGCAGTAGCGCGAGACAGGGGATCGATGCACAGGATATTTCCCACGAAAAAGGATCATGCCAGTCTATCATGCTGTGACATTGATGAGAAACTTTCTTCACAATGGTCAAGTTTGTGGTAAAATAAATGTGCTTCACAAAAAGAACGGATACGACGGACAGGGGAGGATTCGCATGCCGACACCCAGCATGGAGGATTATTTGGAAAATATCTACAAATTGATCGATCAGAAGGGTTATGCGCGCGTTTCCGACATTGCCGAAGCGTTGGACGTGCACCCCTCGTCCGTCACCAAGATGGTGCAGAAACTGGACAAAGACAAATACTTGGTATATGAGAAGTATCGCGGCTTGGTACTCACCCCGAAAGGCAAAAAAATCGGTAAACGGTTGGTGGACCGCCACGATCTTTTGGAGGATTTCCTGCGCCTCATCGGTGTGAGTGAAGAGAAGATCTACCAGGATGTCGAGGGGATTGAACATCATCTCAGCTGGGATTCCATCACGTGCATTGAATATCTGGTGGAATATTTCCAGCGAAATCCGGAACGGATTGCAGAGCTGCGGGCGCTCAAAGAGGCTGACGAGGTTTCAGAAGCGGATCCGGACGGGGAAAGAGAAAAAAGGGTGGATTAATATTCCTTCAAGTGGGAGCCGTTTTCCTGCCGAGCGACTCTTGCCGTCAGGCGATGGAGAGAAGGCGGGATATGCGGCTCCCGTTTCACATTGTCATAAACCCTATGGAATGAGGTTCCATGAGGTTCCATAGGTTTTTTCTTTTCCGCGACACATATAGATAGACCAGGAGCAATCGGGAGGGATGACCGTGTGGGCCGATGCGGT
This genomic interval carries:
- a CDS encoding PCYCGC motif-containing (lipo)protein, coding for MKRWWIGTTATLMFIASGCAAGTDAKSGTSGHERHTSGQAMPTFVEQSTVPHVREAYAFAAANADQLQYIPCYCGCGSLGHKSVKSCFIAGKKANGQLEYNVHGSGCEICVHVVLDAKKGFEAGKSLQEVRQQIEQKYGPQLSPTNTPAPPDGM
- a CDS encoding NADPH-dependent FMN reductase; the protein is MNIVAVSGSMNPESTTRKAVEIVSKAAEAEGAEVRRVDLRKLNLPVYDCREDESTYPESVHLFKQWMMEADAFIIGSPEYHGSVSGALKNALDFIGARELEGKFVALVGTSGGALGATNTLNTLNIICRTLHAWPLPSMPSVPQSYQAFRPDGTLKDEKLQHRLEQLGRQLVKAVRMAVKGSA
- the mntR gene encoding transcriptional regulator MntR, producing MPTPSMEDYLENIYKLIDQKGYARVSDIAEALDVHPSSVTKMVQKLDKDKYLVYEKYRGLVLTPKGKKIGKRLVDRHDLLEDFLRLIGVSEEKIYQDVEGIEHHLSWDSITCIEYLVEYFQRNPERIAELRALKEADEVSEADPDGEREKRVD